One stretch of Paenibacillus sp. AN1007 DNA includes these proteins:
- a CDS encoding NUDIX domain-containing protein, with product MQILVKKMKGQDASGIIIIDGQERVLLVHHTYGKKQWSLPGGMVEDGESAWDAAERELKEGINITAKDIEVSGIYFQPHKNRYIYTFRSHAYEGELEVDNQEIDSYVFFGMDELPRPISSFTVERLKDAVSNTKTVFREEQVAKYEILE from the coding sequence TTGCAAATACTTGTAAAAAAGATGAAAGGTCAAGATGCTTCAGGAATCATTATAATAGATGGTCAAGAAAGAGTTTTATTAGTTCATCATACGTATGGAAAGAAGCAATGGTCTTTACCCGGCGGGATGGTCGAAGATGGTGAATCAGCATGGGATGCAGCAGAGAGAGAACTTAAGGAAGGGATAAATATAACAGCAAAAGACATTGAGGTCTCAGGAATATATTTTCAACCCCACAAGAATAGATACATTTATACATTCCGATCACATGCTTACGAAGGTGAGTTGGAAGTAGATAATCAAGAGATTGATTCTTATGTTTTTTTTGGAATGGATGAATTGCCAAGGCCAATTTCAAGTTTTACAGTCGAGAGACTTAAAGACGCTGTTAGTAATACAAAGACTGTATTTAGAGAAGAACAAGTAGCGAAGTATGAAATATTAGAATAG
- a CDS encoding phospholipase D-like domain-containing protein encodes MSYQKFPLIPGQIEIVTSKGESNYKEVLNDFDSADYIFVTTYNISQNRKALLNSLKEAAKHAEVRIVTNIPNRFETYYGDKVRKKARESINNYTKKLNSNDEESIDAFFNFQNHSKVILTNNIAYIGSANFSEESSNNRETGFIIRDKNLVQVVIDNLVPIILNESIRYYGNSFEEKKLVFSLLASRLESASIRIEEESYTYVGRFEEVKNYNYWDPQLHQESLENVLELLEEVEEEIYRVNELYETDEFADLIDSESIEQIKILFSQNDHISELANFSERNYASDLIAEWNVHNEDMDEAAQQASDQTAERKQELAEAAQEDIENFFLYISKIQNSFESVITKLKELEEEQKMNIDNT; translated from the coding sequence ATGAGTTATCAAAAGTTTCCGCTAATACCGGGTCAAATAGAAATCGTCACTTCTAAAGGAGAATCTAATTATAAAGAGGTACTGAATGATTTTGATTCAGCAGATTATATTTTTGTGACGACTTATAATATATCTCAGAATAGAAAAGCCTTATTAAATTCGCTGAAAGAAGCAGCGAAACATGCAGAGGTAAGAATTGTAACCAATATACCAAATCGTTTCGAGACTTATTATGGAGATAAGGTACGTAAGAAAGCTAGAGAAAGTATAAATAATTATACGAAGAAACTTAATAGCAACGACGAAGAATCAATAGATGCTTTTTTTAATTTTCAAAATCATTCTAAAGTTATCCTTACAAACAATATTGCTTATATCGGTTCTGCTAACTTCTCTGAAGAAAGCAGTAACAATAGAGAAACTGGATTTATAATAAGAGATAAAAATCTCGTTCAAGTTGTGATAGATAATCTTGTTCCAATAATTTTGAACGAAAGTATCAGGTATTACGGGAATTCTTTCGAGGAAAAAAAACTTGTATTTTCATTGCTTGCTTCTCGGCTTGAATCTGCTTCTATAAGAATTGAAGAAGAATCCTATACGTATGTTGGAAGATTTGAAGAAGTGAAAAACTATAATTACTGGGACCCACAGCTTCATCAAGAGTCGTTAGAAAATGTCTTAGAGCTTTTAGAAGAAGTTGAAGAAGAAATATATAGAGTTAATGAATTGTACGAAACGGATGAATTTGCAGATTTAATAGATTCAGAATCTATCGAACAAATTAAAATTCTTTTTTCACAAAATGACCATATCTCAGAATTAGCAAATTTCAGCGAGAGAAACTATGCTTCAGATTTGATTGCTGAATGGAATGTTCATAATGAGGATATGGACGAAGCTGCGCAACAAGCCTCAGATCAGACTGCTGAGAGAAAACAAGAGTTAGCAGAAGCTGCGCAAGAAGATATAGAGAATTTTTTCTTATATATCTCAAAAATTCAGAATAGTTTTGAATCAGTTATTACAAAGCTTAAAGAACTGGAAGAAGAACAAAAAATGAATATTGATAATACGTAA
- a CDS encoding aspartyl protease family protein — translation MKINYDGQLITTSLTVTFRGRTLKIDDVIIDTGSSHTIISPDVLEEIGVTYETGDSIFEAYGIGGSVFRFIPK, via the coding sequence ATGAAAATTAACTATGATGGACAGCTCATTACAACGTCACTTACCGTTACATTTAGGGGAAGAACATTGAAAATTGATGATGTCATTATTGACACTGGATCTTCACATACGATTATTAGTCCTGATGTTTTGGAGGAAATCGGCGTGACTTACGAAACAGGAGATTCAATTTTCGAAGCTTACGGCATCGGAGGAAGTGTATTCCGTTTTATACCAAAATAA
- a CDS encoding carbohydrate ABC transporter permease codes for MSPIAIKRINRALAYVCLIVASAFFITPFIWLLSTSLKPLTQIFTFPPEWIPQPILWSNYSRAVEYIPFWTYLKNTAIITIASTLGVIISCPLVAYSFAKLEYRGRGILFFVTLAVMMIPGQVTMIPLFLLFTKLGWVGTALPLIVPQFFGVPIYIFLLRQFFMGLPDALREAARLDGASEFRIYLQIMFPLAKSAVLAVALFQFMGSWTDFMGPLLYLTNEPSYTVSLGLQQFQSQKGSEWGLLMAVSTLMTLPIIVLFFFLQKTFISGITFSGIKG; via the coding sequence ATGAGTCCTATCGCGATCAAAAGAATCAATCGTGCGTTAGCCTATGTATGTCTCATTGTTGCTTCTGCATTTTTCATTACTCCGTTCATTTGGCTGCTTTCGACTTCTCTTAAACCACTCACACAAATCTTTACATTCCCGCCAGAGTGGATTCCGCAACCCATTCTGTGGAGTAATTATTCCCGTGCCGTTGAGTATATCCCTTTTTGGACCTATCTGAAAAACACAGCGATTATAACCATCGCGAGTACGCTTGGTGTGATCATATCCTGTCCCTTGGTTGCATATAGTTTTGCCAAGTTAGAGTACCGTGGGAGAGGTATACTTTTCTTTGTAACCCTGGCTGTTATGATGATTCCCGGACAGGTGACGATGATCCCGCTATTCTTGTTGTTTACTAAATTAGGTTGGGTAGGAACAGCTCTTCCACTGATTGTACCCCAATTTTTTGGAGTGCCCATTTACATTTTTCTATTGCGGCAGTTTTTCATGGGACTGCCTGATGCCCTGCGCGAAGCGGCCCGCTTAGACGGTGCTAGTGAGTTCCGTATATATTTACAGATCATGTTTCCACTAGCCAAATCCGCCGTATTAGCCGTAGCTTTGTTTCAATTTATGGGGAGCTGGACTGATTTCATGGGCCCCTTGCTCTATTTAACCAATGAACCATCTTACACGGTTTCGCTCGGATTGCAGCAATTCCAGAGTCAAAAGGGATCCGAATGGGGTCTATTAATGGCCGTATCCACCTTGATGACATTACCTATTATTGTTTTGTTCTTTTTTCTTCAAAAGACGTTTATTAGCGGCATTACCTTCAGCGGTATAAAAGGTTAA
- a CDS encoding sugar ABC transporter permease produces MAKLADSVQVSAIPSARKRALHRTNVIGWLFASPWAIGLLCFYAIPMLMSIYFSFTTYSILQPGEFVGMNNYRDLFQDPLFWKSIYNTIYFTVFFVPLSIFFGVALAMMLNMKVKGMAVFRTIFFLPTLVPQVALAVLWMWLLHPNFGLVNGMLAHIGIDGPSWLGGEAWSKPSLILMSLWGIGQAVVIYLAGLGDIPDEYYEAAQIDGANWFQKTRKVTLPLLTPVIFYNLVMGMIGAFQQFTLPYTLTKGQGTPANSMTFYVMYLYENGFRYFKMGYASAMAWILFIIVMALTGIIFITSKRWVHYQGK; encoded by the coding sequence ATGGCGAAACTGGCCGATTCCGTTCAAGTAAGCGCAATTCCATCGGCAAGGAAACGAGCACTCCACAGAACTAACGTGATTGGGTGGCTGTTTGCTTCACCTTGGGCTATAGGGCTGCTATGCTTTTATGCAATTCCGATGCTCATGTCCATCTACTTCAGCTTCACGACTTACAGCATTCTGCAGCCTGGTGAATTTGTCGGAATGAATAATTATCGAGATCTTTTCCAAGATCCTCTGTTTTGGAAATCCATATACAACACGATTTATTTTACCGTATTTTTTGTTCCATTAAGTATATTCTTCGGTGTGGCACTCGCTATGATGCTGAATATGAAAGTCAAGGGAATGGCTGTATTCAGAACGATTTTTTTCTTACCTACGCTCGTGCCGCAAGTGGCTCTGGCTGTTCTGTGGATGTGGCTGTTACATCCAAACTTCGGATTGGTTAACGGGATGCTGGCGCATATCGGTATCGATGGGCCTTCTTGGCTTGGCGGTGAGGCGTGGTCCAAGCCCTCTCTCATCTTAATGTCGCTTTGGGGTATTGGGCAAGCGGTCGTTATCTACCTTGCTGGACTAGGAGACATCCCTGATGAGTACTATGAAGCGGCCCAAATCGATGGAGCTAACTGGTTTCAAAAAACGAGAAAGGTAACCCTGCCTTTGCTCACTCCCGTTATTTTTTACAACCTTGTCATGGGAATGATCGGTGCATTCCAACAGTTTACTCTTCCCTATACGTTGACCAAAGGGCAAGGAACTCCTGCAAATTCCATGACTTTTTACGTCATGTATTTATATGAGAACGGATTCAGGTATTTCAAAATGGGCTATGCCTCCGCCATGGCCTGGATCTTATTTATTATCGTTATGGCATTAACCGGAATTATTTTTATTACATCTAAACGCTGGGTTCATTATCAAGGGAAATAA
- a CDS encoding ABC transporter substrate-binding protein: protein MRRSKKIAFPILVYFLVMLLLLTACSTEGSSDPAGEGKTTVTMWHGLTSIDLDNMNKVVKAFEEKNPTIKMNLVYTESSEGSDQKLLTAVAGGNPPDVALFDRFKVGTWAAQGSLTDLSSMAAESGIRKEMYYPFAWEESSYQGKLYAMPMDTDSRLLFYNKDHFKEVGLDPDKPPQTIAELEAAADKLTIKEGKRFKRIGFIPWYSQGWLYTWGWAFGGEFQDAATGKITANDPKVVEALQWMTDFGKKYNVEDIAGFTSAAGTEEMDPFISGQISMKINGNFTVKGIEKFKPDLNYGVAPIPTPTGTNFTTWSGGGSAIIPKGAKNVAAAWKFLEFLGKEEGQTLLNADSQISVIDAVNDKYGYKDDPIMKEFINILPNSHNRPVIPEGQLLWNELASATEKATRGNGTPKENLDRVTETVNKALEKYDK, encoded by the coding sequence ATGAGGAGATCCAAAAAAATCGCATTTCCAATTCTTGTTTACTTTCTGGTTATGTTACTACTTCTAACCGCTTGCTCAACGGAAGGCTCCAGCGATCCGGCCGGAGAGGGGAAGACAACGGTTACAATGTGGCATGGCCTTACCTCCATTGATTTAGATAATATGAATAAAGTTGTGAAGGCATTTGAAGAGAAAAACCCTACCATCAAAATGAATTTGGTTTATACGGAATCCAGCGAGGGATCCGATCAGAAGCTGCTGACTGCAGTCGCAGGCGGCAATCCTCCTGACGTTGCACTTTTCGACCGATTTAAGGTCGGTACTTGGGCTGCGCAAGGTTCGCTGACTGACTTGTCCTCGATGGCAGCAGAATCCGGAATTCGTAAGGAAATGTATTATCCATTTGCTTGGGAGGAGTCCAGTTATCAAGGAAAGCTTTATGCAATGCCGATGGATACGGACTCACGCCTGCTATTTTACAATAAGGATCATTTCAAAGAAGTAGGGTTGGATCCCGACAAACCGCCACAAACAATCGCCGAGCTTGAAGCGGCCGCCGATAAGTTAACCATCAAGGAAGGTAAACGTTTCAAACGGATCGGGTTCATCCCATGGTATTCGCAAGGCTGGCTGTATACTTGGGGATGGGCATTTGGAGGCGAATTCCAGGACGCTGCCACCGGCAAAATTACTGCAAATGATCCTAAAGTCGTTGAAGCGCTGCAATGGATGACCGACTTCGGCAAAAAATACAATGTCGAGGACATTGCCGGATTCACAAGCGCAGCTGGCACGGAGGAAATGGATCCGTTCATTTCCGGTCAAATCAGCATGAAGATAAATGGAAACTTCACGGTGAAGGGGATCGAAAAATTTAAGCCGGATCTAAATTACGGCGTTGCACCGATACCGACTCCAACGGGAACGAATTTTACGACATGGTCAGGAGGCGGCTCCGCTATTATTCCTAAAGGGGCCAAGAACGTCGCTGCTGCTTGGAAATTCCTCGAATTCTTAGGGAAAGAAGAGGGGCAAACGTTATTAAACGCCGACTCTCAAATTTCCGTTATCGATGCGGTTAACGACAAATACGGTTACAAGGACGATCCGATCATGAAGGAATTTATTAATATTTTACCCAATTCACACAACCGCCCGGTTATTCCTGAAGGACAGCTGTTGTGGAATGAGTTAGCTTCCGCTACGGAAAAGGCTACCCGCGGTAATGGTACTCCAAAAGAGAACCTTGATCGAGTAACAGAGACGGTTAATAAGGCTTTAGAAAAATACGACAAATAG
- a CDS encoding GntR family transcriptional regulator: MELHLYEQIYVYIVQEIKEGRLKEGDRVSSEKELAEQFGVSRITSKKALEKLADSGVIKRIQGKGSFVADSIIGGQEPKHYSEVKTTLIPEDDKRLIGFIIPDFSDEFGLQLLRSMEKRSAEHDYQLIIKRTCGDRDEEKRAIDLFIGLGIKGLIVTPIHGQHYNSELLRLVLDRFPIVLADRYLKGIPVCSVYTDNKKAAMDLTRHLISKGHKKIAFLSPPEENTSTLEERLLGYTFAFTQEGMNLNKDYVLTNLKGTLPININGTAIESDKETIKHFLKQHPDVKAFVASEFLIATMLAQVIHSMGKSLEEFEIVCFDSLNDYLGQPIFTHIKQDEKQMGELAVDMLISQLHGAAVPELNIIEHRMVVKNNT; this comes from the coding sequence GTGGAATTGCATTTATACGAGCAGATATATGTCTATATTGTACAAGAGATCAAAGAAGGTCGATTAAAAGAAGGAGACCGAGTCTCTTCTGAAAAAGAGTTGGCGGAACAATTCGGCGTCAGTCGTATTACATCTAAAAAGGCTCTGGAGAAATTGGCCGATTCCGGGGTGATCAAACGAATACAAGGAAAAGGTTCATTCGTGGCCGATAGTATCATTGGGGGACAAGAACCGAAGCACTATTCAGAGGTAAAAACGACCTTGATTCCTGAGGATGATAAACGGTTGATCGGTTTTATTATACCGGATTTTTCTGACGAGTTTGGCCTGCAGCTTCTTAGATCGATGGAAAAGCGGAGCGCTGAGCACGATTATCAACTCATTATCAAGCGAACTTGCGGGGATCGGGATGAGGAAAAACGTGCGATCGACTTGTTTATCGGTCTAGGCATCAAGGGATTAATCGTGACCCCCATTCATGGTCAACACTATAATTCGGAACTGCTTCGGCTTGTATTAGATCGGTTTCCGATTGTTTTGGCCGATAGATATCTAAAAGGAATTCCGGTTTGTTCGGTATACACAGACAATAAGAAAGCAGCCATGGATCTTACACGACATCTGATTAGCAAAGGCCATAAAAAAATTGCCTTTTTATCTCCGCCGGAAGAGAACACTTCGACATTGGAGGAAAGGCTGCTCGGATATACGTTTGCTTTCACCCAGGAAGGGATGAATTTGAACAAAGATTATGTATTGACGAACCTGAAGGGCACCCTTCCTATAAACATAAATGGAACAGCGATTGAAAGTGATAAAGAAACAATAAAGCATTTTTTGAAACAACACCCTGATGTAAAGGCGTTTGTTGCGTCGGAATTTCTAATAGCTACTATGCTGGCTCAAGTCATCCACTCGATGGGGAAATCTCTGGAGGAATTCGAGATTGTTTGTTTCGACTCCCTGAATGATTACTTGGGTCAACCCATCTTCACTCATATTAAGCAGGATGAGAAGCAGATGGGGGAATTGGCAGTGGATATGCTAATCTCTCAGCTGCATGGAGCAGCCGTTCCCGAGCTGAACATTATTGAACATCGTATGGTCGTGAAAAATAACACATAG
- a CDS encoding oxidoreductase — protein sequence MRKNIAIIILMAGLIISMYFNYQFKEYKENQEVDYAVKLNHGIQIGIKLSIQNFDYVIKSLEDNSSKETVIFTLGNLTESLKVGEESFVFLDSDFREDGGSSTYLIYNVFRDIYGYIRADIKDDILTNKVSLEGESRDQLIKDIGLLKQDFEYLDSQFDEDFLKGKSPEWIENKWRELIGEIVNRNKNFKLYERIRTKHNLYES from the coding sequence ATGAGAAAAAATATCGCAATAATTATCCTTATGGCCGGATTGATCATAAGCATGTATTTTAATTATCAATTCAAAGAGTACAAAGAAAATCAAGAAGTTGATTATGCGGTTAAACTAAATCATGGAATTCAAATCGGGATTAAATTATCAATCCAGAATTTTGATTATGTCATTAAAAGTTTAGAAGACAATTCTTCAAAGGAAACAGTTATATTCACATTAGGCAATCTAACAGAATCTTTGAAAGTGGGGGAAGAGTCATTTGTATTTCTTGATTCTGATTTCAGGGAAGATGGAGGATCATCAACCTATCTAATCTATAATGTGTTTAGAGATATTTATGGTTATATAAGAGCAGATATCAAAGATGATATTTTAACAAATAAGGTATCACTAGAAGGAGAATCGAGAGATCAATTGATTAAGGATATAGGATTGCTTAAACAAGATTTTGAGTATTTAGATAGTCAATTTGACGAGGATTTTCTGAAGGGGAAAAGTCCTGAGTGGATTGAAAACAAATGGAGAGAGTTAATCGGGGAGATTGTAAATAGAAATAAGAATTTTAAGTTGTATGAAAGGATTAGAACGAAACATAATCTGTACGAAAGCTAG
- a CDS encoding helix-turn-helix domain-containing protein encodes MPLQEQTSGWSDTAIKMLDGYSGTLQTGSVLHETNVTSNVLLLAYGGEGELAMDGEGCHIGASFACHAVKGSSYTLTARSEDIHYIVIKYKASSMEGASVVMPSYRKHPLRRSFVQNSAAHAEWIENAEKIVAKWRRGEGLERFYANALLQGMIYELIMAYERGQGGAESDMVDVVASYIASHYRQNLELKELAALAGCSVRQLQRRFKQEKQLGPMEYVIQLRMESASRMLRHTDASIGEIADKLGYRDMYYFSRAFKKYVGVPPLHYRHAAASRTDADHANALLQNRTASSYESAQGPVICHMQGEYIVTETPQRIAVLDVQYADHLLALGVAPVGSVGLGSGVLSFPQSLRAGLQHTDLLGTYEYPDLPAVERLAPDLIICTEVHEQYLERLSGVAPVLMFKRNENWQTILSLFGELTGKRAEAKQIIADYFRRTALLSEELAAVLAGKSVALIRPLDSLVRVHSAAHRTGAVLYRDLGLPVPLFVADTSDTAYHISVERLPAVQASHYFLLSNELMQDGISTTEERVLGMLGEGEEQRVHSVDAATWIGCYGPVGINGIVDQVEQALLG; translated from the coding sequence ATGCCGCTGCAGGAACAGACAAGTGGTTGGAGTGATACAGCAATCAAGATGCTGGACGGATATAGCGGTACTTTGCAGACAGGCAGCGTTTTGCACGAAACAAATGTAACTTCTAATGTGCTGCTGCTGGCATACGGAGGGGAAGGGGAGCTTGCAATGGATGGCGAGGGTTGCCACATTGGAGCTTCTTTTGCCTGTCATGCGGTGAAGGGATCATCCTACACGCTGACGGCCAGATCAGAGGACATTCATTATATTGTGATCAAGTACAAGGCTTCTTCCATGGAGGGAGCCTCTGTTGTTATGCCTTCATACCGCAAACACCCGCTGCGCAGGTCCTTTGTGCAGAACTCGGCAGCCCACGCGGAATGGATCGAAAACGCCGAAAAAATCGTGGCCAAATGGCGGCGCGGCGAAGGACTGGAGCGCTTTTATGCCAACGCGTTGCTCCAGGGGATGATTTACGAACTTATCATGGCCTATGAACGCGGTCAGGGGGGAGCGGAGTCCGACATGGTCGATGTGGTCGCTTCCTATATTGCGTCGCACTATCGTCAGAACCTGGAGCTTAAAGAGCTGGCTGCCCTTGCGGGCTGCAGCGTAAGACAGCTGCAGCGCCGCTTCAAACAAGAAAAGCAGCTCGGACCGATGGAATATGTCATTCAGCTGCGCATGGAAAGTGCTTCACGGATGTTGCGTCATACGGATGCTTCCATAGGAGAAATTGCAGATAAACTGGGGTATCGGGATATGTATTATTTCAGCAGGGCGTTTAAAAAATATGTTGGTGTCCCACCGCTGCATTATCGGCATGCGGCCGCTTCGAGAACGGATGCAGACCATGCGAATGCCTTATTGCAAAACCGCACCGCTTCTTCCTATGAATCAGCCCAAGGCCCGGTAATCTGCCATATGCAAGGGGAATACATCGTCACTGAAACACCCCAGCGTATCGCTGTCCTTGATGTGCAGTATGCCGATCATTTGCTTGCGCTGGGTGTGGCCCCGGTAGGAAGTGTCGGATTAGGAAGCGGCGTGTTATCGTTCCCCCAGTCCCTTCGGGCAGGACTCCAGCACACCGATTTACTAGGTACATATGAATATCCCGATCTGCCTGCGGTAGAACGACTTGCCCCGGATCTGATTATCTGCACCGAGGTACATGAGCAGTATCTTGAACGATTAAGTGGGGTTGCTCCAGTGCTTATGTTCAAACGTAATGAAAACTGGCAGACGATTCTAAGCTTGTTCGGTGAACTGACAGGCAAACGAGCAGAGGCCAAGCAGATTATTGCTGACTATTTTCGCAGAACGGCTTTGCTGTCTGAGGAATTAGCTGCAGTATTGGCAGGCAAAAGTGTGGCTCTGATCCGTCCGCTGGATTCGCTCGTTCGAGTGCATTCTGCGGCTCATCGCACAGGTGCTGTGCTGTATCGCGATCTAGGTCTGCCCGTTCCGCTGTTTGTCGCAGATACCTCCGACACGGCCTATCACATCTCGGTTGAGAGATTACCCGCAGTGCAGGCGAGTCACTACTTTTTGCTGAGTAATGAACTTATGCAGGATGGGATATCTACGACAGAGGAGCGGGTTTTGGGAATGCTCGGTGAAGGCGAAGAGCAGCGAGTTCATTCGGTGGATGCGGCAACCTGGATTGGTTGTTATGGGCCGGTGGGGATCAATGGGATTGTGGATCAGGTTGAGCAGGCGTTGTTGGGATGA
- a CDS encoding (2Fe-2S)-binding protein, translating into MSRYLSTDVWKETVEDHSILLGEPPEHSVRSIALSELHDEEACREYISWFQHYIDAPDMKVAASMLAKRLGYLWTAPLVTAMTFHHQHVTFRLENSFLYHPKLEEHEEGTRFPYLAVNELRAEEWTGDRHVWREKAVHEMFAVQLTPLLKTLAAIAPLSMSILWENIMVRIGRLFAPDEGETEQERKIIREDFAYLTQVASGQVFGERKNPLTRFTECKDNVHAAKSERITCCFYYQMSGEYCLKCPKIDNEKESQLQ; encoded by the coding sequence ATGAGCCGATATCTCTCGACAGACGTATGGAAAGAGACGGTGGAGGATCATTCGATTTTGCTTGGCGAGCCGCCTGAACATAGTGTCCGCAGCATTGCGCTGAGTGAGCTTCATGACGAAGAGGCGTGCCGAGAGTACATCAGCTGGTTTCAACATTATATCGATGCACCAGACATGAAGGTTGCCGCTTCCATGTTAGCCAAGCGACTTGGCTATCTATGGACGGCTCCGCTCGTGACTGCGATGACGTTTCATCATCAGCATGTAACCTTTCGGCTGGAGAACAGCTTTCTCTATCATCCGAAACTCGAAGAACATGAGGAAGGGACACGATTTCCTTATCTAGCGGTGAACGAGCTTCGGGCTGAGGAATGGACGGGAGACAGACACGTTTGGCGGGAAAAAGCAGTCCATGAGATGTTTGCGGTACAGCTCACACCTTTGTTAAAGACACTGGCTGCAATTGCGCCCCTTTCGATGAGTATTCTCTGGGAGAATATTATGGTGCGGATCGGCCGACTATTCGCTCCTGATGAAGGTGAGACGGAGCAGGAACGTAAGATCATTCGAGAGGACTTCGCCTATCTGACGCAGGTAGCGTCCGGGCAGGTGTTTGGTGAGAGGAAGAATCCGTTGACCCGTTTTACCGAGTGTAAGGACAATGTACATGCTGCCAAAAGTGAACGGATCACCTGCTGTTTCTATTATCAGATGTCAGGGGAATATTGCCTCAAATGTCCGAAAATTGACAATGAGAAAGAATCTCAACTACAATGA
- a CDS encoding iron-siderophore ABC transporter substrate-binding protein, whose translation MKQGTKEQAAGSKGYAAHKSRLLMGLMLALILVLTACGTGTGTDSGKSSSATSAETPASTETKTDGAFPVTIKGMKGDITLNEKPKRIAILDVKFLDQMLAVGEKPAGSVIAGGNTDFPEYLGDQASGVEVLGTRDEPNLEAIVALDPDLIIMTDFQEKQYEGVSKIAPTLVLDFYEDWRDTLAAVAKITDKQDEAEKVRTAYEEKIAGLKTQLSEKLGDETVAIIRPRKEGIRVHGIEHRIGGILYNDLGLKMPALVQEINEDGSVEISMEKVPEIGADRYFVLSDELFAAEAEAMVNNPVWKSLDAVKNNRTYDVNSTLWIAYYGPLAINLIVDQASEALLGSN comes from the coding sequence ATGAAACAAGGAACAAAGGAGCAGGCGGCCGGAAGCAAAGGTTATGCTGCTCACAAATCACGATTACTCATGGGCTTGATGCTGGCCCTGATTCTAGTCCTGACGGCGTGCGGTACCGGAACGGGTACAGATAGCGGTAAATCATCTTCCGCAACATCAGCGGAGACACCTGCGAGTACGGAGACGAAGACCGACGGCGCTTTTCCAGTAACGATCAAGGGTATGAAGGGTGATATCACTCTAAACGAAAAACCGAAGAGAATTGCAATTCTCGATGTTAAGTTTTTGGATCAAATGTTAGCCGTTGGCGAGAAACCAGCAGGTAGTGTTATCGCTGGAGGGAACACCGATTTTCCAGAATACTTGGGTGATCAGGCAAGTGGCGTTGAAGTTCTCGGTACACGGGACGAGCCTAACCTGGAAGCGATTGTAGCGCTCGACCCGGATTTGATTATCATGACCGACTTTCAGGAAAAACAGTATGAGGGCGTAAGCAAAATTGCTCCTACCTTAGTACTTGATTTCTACGAAGACTGGCGGGATACGTTAGCTGCAGTTGCTAAGATTACAGACAAGCAGGACGAGGCAGAGAAAGTGCGTACAGCGTATGAAGAGAAAATCGCCGGGCTGAAAACACAATTGTCAGAGAAGCTGGGCGATGAAACGGTGGCAATCATTCGTCCACGAAAAGAAGGCATTCGTGTACACGGGATTGAGCACCGCATTGGCGGTATTCTGTATAATGACTTGGGACTGAAGATGCCTGCTTTGGTTCAGGAGATTAATGAAGATGGTTCCGTTGAAATATCGATGGAAAAGGTGCCTGAGATCGGGGCAGATCGTTACTTTGTATTGTCAGACGAATTGTTTGCGGCAGAAGCTGAGGCGATGGTGAACAATCCGGTATGGAAGTCTTTGGATGCTGTGAAAAATAACCGTACTTACGACGTAAACTCCACACTTTGGATTGCATATTACGGACCGCTTGCGATTAATCTGATTGTAGATCAGGCATCGGAAGCCCTGCTCGGATCGAACTAA